The following are encoded together in the Gadus chalcogrammus isolate NIFS_2021 chromosome 2, NIFS_Gcha_1.0, whole genome shotgun sequence genome:
- the LOC130375663 gene encoding uncharacterized protein LOC130375663, producing MCQPNLPAVGISELSPSFPRCPFERLLQRKVKCKNCRHKMKMVYYTQSTDLHIWECRRKRCGRLRRSVRTKSLFSNSHCSLFTWMKYIHRFAQGLQLRQVDMLQDGITKSTATLSMMSKKLRRMCLKSLKRHRKEKGQKIGGVNAIVHIDESKFCHKRKYGRGRFGNSWRRKRTWVFGMLQIKRSDRRPILRLVQRRNKETLVPIIKKHVKHHSLVVSDEWRAYAGLATEGYRHVRVNHSQHYVDPQTGLHTQNLERAWQTYKKEIWRMRGNRSEKALKEQLCFIEWTYWLARKNSEGVLGRLVKDIRRSYQK from the exons ATGTGTCAACCCAACTTACCAGCAGTAGGCATATCGGAGCTTTCTCCTTCATTCCCCCGCTGTCCTTTTGAAAGGTTGCTGCAAAGAAAAGTGAAATGCAAAAACTGCAGACACAAAATGAAGATGGTCTACTACACACAGTCCACAGATCTCCACATCTG GGAGTGCCGTCGTAAAAGATGTGGACGTTTGAGGAGAAGTGTAAGGACCAAGTCTCTTTTCTCAAACTCACACTGTAGTCTCTTCACATGGATGAAGTACATTCACAG aTTTGCACAGGGTTTGCAGCTACGGCAGGTAGACATGCTTCAGGATGGCATCACTAAAAGCACTGCTACACTCTCAATGATGTCTAAAAAACTGCGAAGAATGTGCCTAAAAAGCCTTAAAAGGCACAGGAAAGAAAAAGGCCAGAAAATCGGTGGAGTCAACGCTATCGTCCACATTGACGAGAGCAAGTTCTGCCATAAGCGCAAG TACGGAAGAGGGCGCTTCGGGAACAGCTGGAGGAGAAAAAGGACATGGGTCTTTGGAATGCTCCAAATCAAACGGTCTGACAGGCGTCCTATTCTTCGCCTCGTGCAGAGACGAAATAAGGAGACCCTTGTTCCTATCATCAAAAAGCATGTTAAGCATCACAGTCTCGTCGTAAGTGATGAGTGGAGAGCGTATGCCGGTCTCGCCACAGAGGGCTACAGGCATGTCAGGGTGAACCACAGCCAACATTATGTTGACCCTCAGACAGGACTCCATACTCAGAACCTCGAGAGAGCGTGGCAGACCTATAAAAAGGAAATTTGGAGAATGCGGGGGAATCGGTCGGAGAAGGCCTTGAAAGAGCAGCTCTGCTTTATTGAGTGGACCTACTGGTTAGCGAGGAAAAATTCAGAAGGTGTCCTTGGCAGGCTTGTCAAGGACATAAGGCGCTCCTATCAGAAATAG
- the LOC130375674 gene encoding coiled-coil domain-containing protein 106-like isoform X2, translated as MPTAGKVQWKKRSEELQTRIELLEEENALLKQQLEQRPSAEQGDTVDNTDPEPESNTDASSSSSTDSDSSSSSSSSSDGRKKKRKHKKKAKKRSKKSKKSKKSKAKGYRVTTISDVVKRYRQVLRIMERGHTMSRAFAKAGVSRNAVKDTAAIAELYIADRSVLEEIKGKKTLLHLSKVCDSKIVGELSLKIDELKKKKKLIPFTKRG; from the exons ATGCCTACTGCTG GCAAAGTCCAATGGAAGAAGCGGTCAGAAGAGCTGCAGACCCGGATCgagttgctggaggaggagaatgctTTACTGAAGCAGCAGCTTGAGCAAAGGCCTTCAGCAGAGCAAG GTGACACAGTGGACAACACTGACCCCGAACCAGAGTCAAACACTGACGCAAGTAGCAGCTCCAGCACAGACTCAgattccagcagcagcagctcttcctcctctgatggccgaaaaaaaaagaggaagcacaagaaaaaagcaaaaaaaaggaGCAAAAAGTCGAAGAAGTCGAAGAAGTCAAAGGCCAAAGGATATCGTG tGACAACCATATCGGATGTGGTGAAGCGGTACCGCCAGGTCCTTCGAATAATGGAAAGGGGACACACAATGTCAAGGGCATTCGCAAAGGCAGGCGTCTCAAGAAATGCTGTGAAGGACACCGCCGCAATCGCGGAACTGTACATAGCTGACAGAAGTGTcctggaggagataaagggCAAAAAGACGCTCCTCCATTTATCAAAGGTCTGCGACTCAAAAATAGTTGGAGAGCTTTCTTTGAAGATTGATgaacttaaaaagaaaaagaaactgATACCATTCACCAAAAGAGGCTGA
- the LOC130375674 gene encoding coiled-coil domain-containing protein 106-like isoform X1, with the protein MNLLSIMSYVAVVNMENIIFQLGKVQWKKRSEELQTRIELLEEENALLKQQLEQRPSAEQGDTVDNTDPEPESNTDASSSSSTDSDSSSSSSSSSDGRKKKRKHKKKAKKRSKKSKKSKKSKAKGYRVTTISDVVKRYRQVLRIMERGHTMSRAFAKAGVSRNAVKDTAAIAELYIADRSVLEEIKGKKTLLHLSKVCDSKIVGELSLKIDELKKKKKLIPFTKRG; encoded by the exons ATGAATTTGTTATCTATCATGTCATATGTTGCAGTTGTTAATAtggaaaatattatttttcaacTAGGCAAAGTCCAATGGAAGAAGCGGTCAGAAGAGCTGCAGACCCGGATCgagttgctggaggaggagaatgctTTACTGAAGCAGCAGCTTGAGCAAAGGCCTTCAGCAGAGCAAG GTGACACAGTGGACAACACTGACCCCGAACCAGAGTCAAACACTGACGCAAGTAGCAGCTCCAGCACAGACTCAgattccagcagcagcagctcttcctcctctgatggccgaaaaaaaaagaggaagcacaagaaaaaagcaaaaaaaaggaGCAAAAAGTCGAAGAAGTCGAAGAAGTCAAAGGCCAAAGGATATCGTG tGACAACCATATCGGATGTGGTGAAGCGGTACCGCCAGGTCCTTCGAATAATGGAAAGGGGACACACAATGTCAAGGGCATTCGCAAAGGCAGGCGTCTCAAGAAATGCTGTGAAGGACACCGCCGCAATCGCGGAACTGTACATAGCTGACAGAAGTGTcctggaggagataaagggCAAAAAGACGCTCCTCCATTTATCAAAGGTCTGCGACTCAAAAATAGTTGGAGAGCTTTCTTTGAAGATTGATgaacttaaaaagaaaaagaaactgATACCATTCACCAAAAGAGGCTGA